From a region of the uncultured Draconibacterium sp. genome:
- a CDS encoding MGMT family protein, protein MSDFFNQVYEVVKQIPPGRVTSYGAIAACLGSPGAARMVGWAMNASHSHHEFVPAHRVVNRNGLLTGKHHFDNPNAMQELLEAEGLELDGDKILDFKEKFWDPGKEL, encoded by the coding sequence GTGAGTGATTTTTTTAACCAGGTTTACGAAGTTGTAAAACAAATCCCTCCCGGACGGGTAACATCGTACGGTGCAATTGCTGCTTGTCTTGGTTCGCCGGGAGCCGCACGAATGGTGGGCTGGGCAATGAATGCCAGTCATTCGCACCACGAATTTGTTCCGGCACACCGGGTGGTAAACCGTAACGGATTGTTAACCGGTAAACATCACTTCGATAATCCCAACGCCATGCAGGAGTTGCTTGAAGCCGAAGGGCTAGAACTGGATGGCGACAAGATCCTCGATTTTAAAGAAAAATTCTGGGACCCGGGGAAAGAATTGTAG
- the trmB gene encoding tRNA (guanosine(46)-N7)-methyltransferase TrmB, whose amino-acid sequence MGKGKLKKFDEMQGFEHVVQAPFHKVGHDDFHLKGKWSAEFFKNDQPIILELGCGKGEYTVELAAMNPNINYIGVDIKGARLWKGAKLAYQREMTNVGFLRTNIELIPQFFAENEVDEIWLTFPDPQMRKARKRLTSTTFLNKYRNFLKPGGVVHLKTDSNFQYNYTLEMARLNQFEILSATDNLYEWEGLTDVLRIRTFYEKQWLDRGIPSKYLAFIPHNGEYIEPEIDIERDEYRSFGRSARDL is encoded by the coding sequence GTGGGAAAAGGAAAGCTGAAGAAATTTGATGAAATGCAAGGCTTTGAACATGTTGTTCAGGCGCCGTTTCATAAGGTTGGGCACGATGATTTTCATTTAAAAGGAAAATGGTCGGCCGAATTTTTTAAAAACGATCAGCCCATAATTTTAGAGTTGGGTTGTGGCAAGGGTGAGTATACCGTTGAGCTGGCGGCAATGAATCCGAACATTAACTATATTGGTGTGGATATTAAAGGCGCGCGGCTGTGGAAAGGCGCAAAACTGGCCTATCAGCGCGAAATGACAAATGTGGGATTTTTGCGTACCAACATCGAATTGATTCCGCAGTTTTTTGCCGAAAATGAGGTGGATGAAATCTGGCTCACTTTCCCCGATCCGCAAATGCGGAAAGCCCGGAAACGCTTAACGTCAACAACGTTTCTGAATAAATACCGGAATTTTCTGAAACCCGGCGGTGTGGTGCACTTAAAAACCGACAGTAATTTTCAGTATAACTACACGCTGGAAATGGCCAGACTGAATCAATTCGAAATATTGTCCGCAACCGATAATTTATACGAGTGGGAAGGTTTGACAGATGTATTGCGTATCCGTACGTTTTACGAAAAACAGTGGCTCGATCGCGGAATACCAAGTAAATACCTGGCATTTATTCCACACAATGGCGAATACATTGAGCCCGAAATTGATATTGAACGCGACGAGTATAGGAGTTTTGGGCGAAGTGCGCGGGACTTATAA
- a CDS encoding gliding motility lipoprotein GldH produces the protein MSRFFQVILFAGIVVLMAACDSHSVFDKYKPIDKGVWNKDSLVVFKVPLTDTLQNHNLYINVRNNVDYRYSNLWLFVTIEQPGGEAVKDTFEMVLADPSGKWLGEGFGGLKTRKAIYRRNVFFPRSGDYTISLQQGMRNDELKGISDVGVRVEKIK, from the coding sequence ATGAGTCGTTTTTTTCAGGTTATACTTTTTGCGGGAATTGTGGTGTTGATGGCAGCTTGCGATTCTCACAGCGTTTTCGATAAATACAAGCCAATAGACAAAGGCGTTTGGAACAAAGATTCGCTTGTGGTGTTTAAGGTGCCCCTTACCGATACCCTTCAAAATCATAATCTTTATATTAATGTGCGCAACAACGTAGATTACCGCTACAGCAACCTGTGGTTGTTTGTTACCATCGAGCAACCCGGTGGCGAAGCTGTGAAAGATACCTTCGAAATGGTGCTGGCCGATCCTTCAGGGAAATGGCTGGGTGAAGGTTTTGGTGGATTAAAAACCCGGAAGGCTATTTATCGGCGAAACGTGTTTTTCCCCCGCTCGGGCGATTACACCATAAGTTTACAGCAGGGCATGCGAAACGACGAACTAAAAGGAATTTCCGACGTGGGTGTGCGGGTTGAAAAAATCAAATAA
- the ricT gene encoding regulatory iron-sulfur-containing complex subunit RicT translates to MKEVNTTDRGICQTKVGNCGKLQVTDWLGDVQPAYKGEDIVEVRFKNTRKDYYKNVNNLKLKVGELVAVEGNPGHDIGIISLKGELVFEQMKRHKVTLNNGEYRKVYRHAKPVDIDKWKEAISLEHETMIKSRQIVQDLGLDMKIGDVEYQGDKTKAIFYYIADGRVDFRQLIKVLAETFRIRIEMKQIGARQEAGRIGGIGPCGRTLCCSTWMSNFVSVTTNAARHQEISLNPQKLAGQCGKLKCCLNFEVDAYIDATKDFPPNHIPLETEHMTFSFLKADIFGGIYWYAPRGNGPGTLIAVPVKRVKEVLRLNRSGKKPEKLVIEKYDAEAQKEDTFHNVVGQEDLDRFDQAKKKSRSKKRSNRRNPNRNRNQNQPNARGQRPDRKQNSGEEGGQSRSSKQNRGGSQNRRSNQNRNPNRD, encoded by the coding sequence ATGAAAGAAGTAAATACCACAGATAGAGGGATTTGTCAAACGAAAGTTGGAAACTGCGGAAAACTGCAGGTAACCGATTGGCTTGGCGATGTTCAGCCTGCTTACAAAGGCGAAGACATTGTTGAGGTGCGTTTTAAAAATACCCGAAAAGACTACTACAAAAACGTAAATAATTTAAAGCTAAAAGTTGGTGAATTGGTGGCCGTTGAAGGAAATCCGGGTCACGACATTGGTATTATTTCGCTAAAAGGGGAGCTGGTTTTCGAGCAAATGAAACGCCACAAAGTAACCCTGAACAATGGCGAATACCGCAAAGTTTACCGCCATGCCAAACCGGTTGATATTGACAAGTGGAAAGAAGCTATTTCGCTGGAACATGAAACCATGATCAAGTCGCGGCAGATAGTTCAAGACCTTGGCCTTGACATGAAAATTGGTGATGTGGAATACCAGGGCGATAAAACGAAGGCCATATTCTATTACATTGCCGACGGACGAGTTGATTTTCGTCAGTTGATAAAAGTACTGGCCGAAACCTTCCGCATCCGCATCGAGATGAAACAAATTGGGGCGCGCCAGGAAGCCGGCCGTATTGGTGGAATTGGCCCTTGTGGAAGAACACTGTGCTGCTCAACATGGATGAGTAATTTTGTGTCGGTAACAACCAATGCAGCCCGTCATCAGGAGATTTCGCTCAACCCGCAAAAGCTGGCCGGGCAATGTGGAAAACTGAAGTGCTGCCTCAATTTCGAGGTGGATGCTTATATTGATGCAACAAAGGATTTCCCGCCAAACCATATTCCGCTAGAAACGGAACACATGACTTTTTCGTTTTTAAAAGCCGATATTTTTGGTGGAATTTATTGGTATGCGCCAAGAGGCAACGGCCCCGGCACTTTGATCGCTGTTCCTGTAAAACGAGTAAAAGAAGTGTTGCGCTTAAATCGTAGCGGCAAAAAACCCGAGAAACTGGTAATTGAAAAATACGATGCCGAAGCACAGAAAGAAGATACATTCCATAATGTGGTAGGGCAGGAAGATCTGGATCGTTTTGACCAGGCGAAGAAAAAAAGCCGCTCGAAAAAGCGAAGTAACCGTCGTAATCCCAATCGAAACAGAAATCAAAATCAGCCAAATGCGCGGGGTCAAAGACCAGACCGAAAACAAAATAGTGGAGAGGAAGGTGGCCAAAGTCGCAGTTCGAAACAAAATCGCGGGGGTAGTCAAAACCGGCGATCCAATCAAAATCGTAACCCAAACCGTGATTAA
- a CDS encoding DNA polymerase III subunit delta, translated as MFFNDVVGQENIKSRLIRSVQEQRISHAQLFSGPSGTGKLAMALAYAQYVSCKKRSETDSCGTCPSCHKYQKMAHPDLHFVFPIFNAKQFNKPVSDDFLPKWREKVLANPYFELSGWLSHIDAGNAQGEIYERESESILRKLNLKSFESEFKVMIIWLPEKMNIACSNKLLKMIEEPPSKTLFILVTENEEGVIGTIRSRAQLVKFPFVDNQSIKNALLKIEGVDPAIIPDAVHLASGSYLKALSYLSPSDDEQFYFQKFQEMMRFAYARQVKEMIDWADEMAKIGRDKQKAFFAASLRLVREYFVSNMNRSEIVYMNRAEKDWAKKFAPFINERNIVAFADEFELAIKHISMNGNPRIVFMDTGLRMVRLIKR; from the coding sequence ATGTTTTTCAACGACGTAGTAGGACAAGAGAATATAAAAAGCCGCCTGATCAGGTCGGTACAGGAGCAACGAATCAGTCACGCACAGTTATTTTCCGGCCCGTCGGGAACCGGTAAGTTGGCCATGGCTTTGGCTTATGCACAGTATGTTTCGTGCAAAAAACGCAGCGAAACCGATTCGTGCGGCACCTGCCCGTCGTGCCACAAATACCAAAAAATGGCGCATCCCGATTTGCATTTTGTATTCCCTATTTTCAATGCCAAACAGTTTAATAAACCGGTTAGCGACGATTTTCTTCCGAAGTGGCGCGAGAAGGTTTTGGCCAATCCGTATTTCGAACTTAGCGGCTGGTTGAGCCACATTGATGCCGGAAATGCGCAAGGCGAAATTTACGAACGCGAAAGCGAGTCGATCCTGCGAAAACTGAACTTGAAATCGTTTGAGTCGGAGTTTAAAGTGATGATAATCTGGCTGCCCGAGAAAATGAACATCGCCTGCTCGAACAAGCTGCTGAAAATGATTGAGGAGCCGCCCAGCAAAACACTTTTTATTTTGGTTACCGAAAACGAAGAAGGGGTGATTGGCACCATTCGTTCGCGGGCACAACTGGTAAAGTTTCCTTTTGTCGATAATCAATCCATTAAAAATGCCTTGCTGAAAATTGAGGGAGTCGATCCGGCAATTATTCCCGATGCGGTTCACCTGGCTTCGGGAAGTTACCTGAAAGCACTCAGCTATCTATCGCCGTCGGACGATGAGCAGTTTTATTTCCAAAAGTTTCAGGAAATGATGCGTTTTGCCTACGCCCGGCAGGTGAAAGAGATGATTGACTGGGCCGATGAAATGGCAAAGATTGGCCGCGACAAACAGAAGGCCTTTTTTGCGGCTTCGTTGCGTTTGGTGCGCGAATATTTTGTATCGAACATGAACCGCAGCGAAATTGTGTATATGAACCGTGCCGAAAAAGACTGGGCCAAAAAATTCGCACCTTTTATTAACGAGCGCAACATTGTGGCTTTTGCCGACGAATTTGAGCTGGCCATAAAACACATCTCCATGAACGGAAATCCGCGTATTGTTTTTATGGATACCGGTTTGCGAATGGTGAGGCTGATTAAGCGGTAG